The Chryseobacterium indicum genome includes a window with the following:
- a CDS encoding type I restriction endonuclease subunit R, whose amino-acid sequence MKYTESQLEKSFIHLLKEEGYEYVNGKKVVRASNQEILIREDLSDFLLSRYPDLETMELETLINELAYQPASNLYDSNKYIGKLLADGLIFKRNNPAKKDLHIRYIDVDSASLLETNRFKMVNQLEIQGKELRIPDLIVYINGIPVVVFEFKTLIEENVTIFNAYEQLAKRYRRDIPELMKYNAFCIISDGVNNKAGSLFAPYDFFYGWHKITGGEKKALTGIHTATSIVHGMLNKERLCDILHHFIWFPDTSKKEEKILCRYPQYYAANKLFDNIQKHRKPEGDGKGGTYFGATGCGKSYTMLYLSRLLMRSTQLASPTIIIISDRTDLDDQLSRDFTNAKDFIGDENIINIESRADLRTRLRGRESGGVFLTTVQKFAEDDEVLSERNNIICISDEAHRSQVNLDLKVRIDEDGVKKSYGFAKYLHDSLPNATYVGFTGTPIDKTLDVFGPVVDSYTMFESVVDEITVRLVYEGRAAKVNLNHSKVVEIEQYYQNAVAEGASEYHVEASQKAIAKMEAVLGDPGRIEAIAQDFISHYEKRIEEKATVAGKVMFVCASREIAYKLFKEIIRQRPEWNEKTIAEHLSEKEQKEIKPIERIKMVMTRSKDDEESLWNLLGTKEDRKELDRQFKQKHSNFKIAIVVDMWLTGFDVPFLDTIYIDKPLQTHNLIQTISRVNRKSEGKDKGLVVDYIGIKKNLNHALGMFNNTTAADDFEDIDKAVIIVKDQLELLRQFFYQFDTTDYFKGSPIEQLNCLNRASEVVLMTEKSEKFFVEVTKKLKAAYNLTCSAEIFNEKETDEIHFYFAIKSIVVKLTKGEAPDTAQMNAKVSKMVEEAIVSEGVEEIFKLDDNKANAIDLFNDKFLEKINALELPNTKIKILERLLKQAISDFKKVNKVKGIEFSERLQKIINSYNERSELDILDYDGIQADTSEQILDLILKLRTEMASFEDLGIDYEEKAFYDILDMVCTQYGFTFDKNKMLELAREIKKIVDDTAKFPDWSDREDIKAQLKMEIIVKLHQFGYPPITQDEVYKNVLEQAENFKRNR is encoded by the coding sequence ATGAAATACACCGAATCCCAATTAGAAAAATCATTCATCCATCTTCTGAAAGAAGAAGGTTATGAGTACGTAAATGGCAAAAAGGTAGTGCGGGCATCAAATCAGGAGATCCTCATTCGGGAAGATCTGAGTGATTTTCTGCTGTCGCGTTATCCGGATTTGGAAACGATGGAACTGGAAACCCTGATTAATGAACTGGCGTATCAGCCGGCTTCCAATCTCTATGACAGCAATAAATACATTGGAAAACTATTGGCAGACGGTCTGATTTTCAAGCGAAACAATCCTGCAAAAAAAGATCTGCATATCCGTTATATCGATGTAGATTCAGCCAGTCTTTTAGAAACCAATCGTTTCAAGATGGTGAACCAATTGGAGATTCAGGGAAAAGAACTGCGCATTCCGGATCTGATTGTATACATCAACGGGATTCCGGTAGTGGTTTTTGAGTTTAAAACACTAATTGAAGAAAACGTTACCATTTTTAATGCCTACGAACAATTGGCAAAACGTTACCGGAGAGATATTCCGGAACTGATGAAATACAATGCGTTCTGCATCATCAGCGATGGTGTGAACAACAAGGCCGGTTCTCTGTTTGCACCTTACGATTTTTTCTACGGCTGGCATAAAATTACAGGCGGAGAAAAGAAAGCATTAACGGGCATTCATACTGCCACTTCTATCGTTCACGGAATGCTGAACAAGGAAAGGCTGTGTGATATTCTGCATCATTTTATCTGGTTTCCCGATACTTCCAAAAAAGAAGAAAAGATACTATGCCGTTATCCGCAGTATTATGCTGCCAACAAGCTTTTCGACAATATCCAAAAGCACCGCAAACCGGAAGGCGACGGAAAAGGCGGAACTTATTTTGGTGCAACCGGATGCGGAAAAAGTTATACAATGCTATACCTGTCGAGACTGCTGATGCGTTCTACACAATTGGCAAGCCCGACCATCATTATTATTTCTGACCGTACCGATCTGGACGATCAGTTATCAAGAGATTTTACCAACGCCAAAGACTTTATTGGCGATGAAAACATCATCAATATAGAATCCAGAGCCGATCTTCGCACAAGATTGCGGGGCAGGGAAAGTGGCGGTGTTTTTCTGACAACCGTACAGAAATTTGCAGAAGATGATGAGGTGTTGAGCGAGCGTAACAATATCATCTGTATTTCCGATGAAGCGCACCGTTCGCAGGTGAATCTGGATTTAAAAGTCCGCATTGATGAAGACGGCGTAAAGAAATCGTATGGGTTTGCAAAATACCTGCACGATTCGCTTCCCAACGCTACGTATGTAGGTTTTACGGGAACACCGATTGATAAAACGCTGGATGTTTTCGGTCCTGTGGTAGATTCTTATACAATGTTTGAATCGGTGGTTGATGAAATCACGGTTCGCCTGGTCTATGAAGGTCGTGCTGCAAAAGTGAATCTGAACCATTCTAAAGTAGTGGAAATTGAACAGTATTATCAAAATGCAGTTGCAGAAGGCGCTTCGGAATACCACGTGGAAGCCAGCCAAAAGGCGATTGCCAAAATGGAAGCTGTATTGGGCGATCCGGGAAGAATTGAAGCCATTGCGCAGGATTTTATCAGTCATTATGAAAAAAGAATCGAGGAAAAAGCGACCGTTGCCGGAAAAGTAATGTTCGTCTGTGCTTCCAGAGAAATTGCGTATAAATTATTCAAAGAAATTATCAGACAAAGACCGGAATGGAATGAGAAAACCATTGCGGAACATCTGAGCGAGAAAGAACAGAAAGAAATTAAGCCCATAGAGCGCATCAAAATGGTAATGACCCGAAGCAAAGATGATGAAGAAAGCCTGTGGAATCTCCTCGGAACGAAAGAAGACCGAAAGGAACTGGACAGACAGTTTAAACAAAAGCATTCCAACTTTAAAATAGCCATCGTTGTGGATATGTGGCTCACTGGTTTTGATGTGCCGTTTCTCGATACGATCTACATTGATAAACCTTTGCAGACGCATAATCTCATCCAGACCATTTCCCGTGTGAACAGAAAGTCTGAAGGGAAAGACAAAGGTTTGGTAGTCGATTATATCGGCATCAAGAAAAATCTGAATCACGCTTTGGGAATGTTCAATAATACCACGGCAGCAGATGATTTTGAAGACATCGATAAAGCTGTTATTATCGTGAAAGACCAACTGGAACTTCTGAGACAGTTTTTCTATCAGTTCGACACGACGGATTATTTTAAAGGTTCACCTATTGAACAGCTGAATTGCTTAAACCGGGCTTCTGAAGTTGTTCTGATGACAGAGAAATCTGAAAAGTTCTTTGTAGAGGTGACCAAAAAACTGAAAGCGGCCTACAACCTGACCTGCAGTGCAGAAATCTTTAACGAAAAAGAAACCGATGAGATTCATTTCTACTTTGCCATCAAATCAATTGTCGTAAAACTGACCAAAGGCGAAGCGCCCGACACCGCACAAATGAATGCGAAAGTGAGTAAAATGGTAGAAGAGGCCATTGTTTCGGAAGGGGTGGAAGAAATCTTTAAACTGGACGACAACAAAGCCAACGCAATTGATTTGTTTAATGATAAGTTTCTGGAAAAAATAAATGCGCTGGAATTACCGAATACCAAGATTAAAATCCTTGAAAGATTGCTGAAACAGGCGATCTCTGATTTTAAAAAAGTAAATAAAGTAAAAGGCATCGAGTTTTCTGAAAGGCTTCAGAAAATCATTAACAGCTACAACGAAAGAAGCGAACTGGATATTTTGGATTATGACGGCATCCAGGCCGATACTTCCGAACAGATCCTCGACCTGATTTTAAAACTGCGTACCGAAATGGCATCTTTTGAAGACTTAGGAATTGATTACGAAGAAAAAGCCTTTTACGACATTCTGGATATGGTCTGCACGCAATACGGTTTTACCTTTGATAAAAACAAAATGCTGGAACTCGCCCGAGAAATTAAAAAAATTGTAGACGACACCGCCAAGTTCCCGGACTGGAGCGACAGGGAAGACATCAAAGCACAATTGAAAATGGAAATCATCGTCAAGCTTCATCAGTTCGGCTATCCGCCGATTACGCAGGATGAGGTGTATAAGAATGTGCTGGAACAGGCGGAGAATTTTAAGAGGAATAGGTGA
- a CDS encoding McrB family protein: MNFFDKQEINILTQYAGKMKTDELQSVYNDLQRNYQKVEHWALEVKKQIFPDGKIKITKKPTNQANVFEFYQWAKIYPTKEDFNNKILAYTVSIEKSEKIVIKIDSVGLLDNNPLRQKYYKFRKENPIVKEYYLKDFSGWDDLINITVENLRYFKPYYNQLKSILVSQNIINSDVNESKNKKDITSLNQILYGPPGTGKTYNTINKSLSIIEDKSEEEINKENREVLKSRFDNYVKNGRIVFTTFHQSMSYEDFVEGIKPIMNEDEGELSYEVQNGIFKEICKNTNEINETVVDNFEVCWNKLIVLIKEKIADNKLLKIGNWEYGLSSKDSLKYSSLNSPSQYTFTITKQNIQDVYQNKQARPSGAFQKDMEDIVKYIKENFGLPDYNYKDEKNTGKNQNKNFVLIIDEINRGNVSQIFGELITLIEESKRIGNEEELKVTLPYSKKEFGVPSNLYIIGTMNTADRSVEALDTALRRRFSFVEMMPDLKVVEERQFSDFPRVEVMQKINQRIELLLDKNYTLGHSYFLKDNFRSSFKNEIIPLLQEYFYNDCGKIGLILGKGFVREKEISKANQHNIFADFDTRNEIEIIKSYELIPFEDIEFNSAIESLLV, from the coding sequence ATGAATTTTTTCGATAAACAAGAGATAAATATATTAACTCAGTATGCAGGTAAAATGAAAACTGATGAATTACAGTCGGTTTACAACGATTTACAAAGAAATTATCAGAAAGTTGAGCATTGGGCTTTAGAGGTTAAAAAACAAATTTTTCCTGATGGTAAAATAAAAATTACTAAAAAGCCAACTAATCAAGCAAATGTCTTTGAGTTTTATCAATGGGCAAAAATTTATCCTACCAAAGAAGATTTTAATAATAAAATTCTGGCTTATACAGTAAGTATAGAAAAAAGTGAAAAAATAGTAATTAAAATTGATAGTGTTGGATTGCTTGATAATAATCCATTGAGACAAAAATACTATAAATTCAGAAAAGAAAACCCAATAGTTAAAGAATATTATTTAAAAGATTTCTCAGGATGGGATGATTTGATAAATATAACTGTTGAAAATTTAAGGTACTTTAAACCATATTACAATCAATTAAAAAGTATTCTCGTTTCACAAAATATTATTAATAGTGATGTTAATGAATCTAAAAATAAAAAAGATATAACATCTCTCAACCAAATTCTATACGGTCCTCCCGGAACAGGTAAAACATACAATACCATTAATAAAAGTTTATCGATTATAGAAGATAAATCGGAAGAAGAAATTAATAAAGAAAACAGAGAAGTTCTAAAATCAAGATTTGATAATTATGTAAAAAATGGCAGAATTGTGTTTACCACATTTCATCAAAGCATGAGCTATGAAGATTTTGTAGAAGGGATAAAACCAATAATGAATGAAGATGAAGGGGAACTAAGTTATGAAGTACAAAATGGAATTTTCAAAGAAATCTGTAAAAATACCAATGAAATAAATGAAACAGTAGTTGATAATTTTGAAGTGTGCTGGAATAAGTTAATTGTATTAATAAAAGAAAAAATAGCAGATAACAAACTTCTTAAAATTGGAAATTGGGAATATGGCTTATCGTCAAAAGACTCTTTAAAGTACTCATCATTAAATTCGCCATCTCAATATACATTTACCATTACAAAACAAAATATACAAGATGTATATCAAAATAAGCAGGCAAGACCTTCCGGAGCATTTCAAAAGGATATGGAGGATATTGTTAAATACATTAAAGAGAATTTTGGGCTGCCAGATTATAATTATAAAGATGAAAAAAACACCGGCAAAAATCAGAATAAGAATTTTGTATTAATCATCGACGAAATCAACCGCGGCAATGTCTCTCAGATTTTTGGTGAACTTATTACACTCATAGAAGAAAGCAAACGCATCGGGAACGAGGAAGAATTAAAAGTCACTTTACCATACAGTAAAAAAGAATTCGGAGTACCATCCAATCTCTACATCATCGGCACAATGAACACCGCAGACCGGAGTGTAGAAGCGTTAGATACAGCTTTAAGAAGACGTTTCAGTTTTGTTGAAATGATGCCGGATTTAAAAGTTGTTGAAGAAAGACAGTTTTCAGATTTTCCTAGAGTTGAAGTAATGCAGAAGATCAATCAGAGAATAGAACTGCTTTTAGATAAGAATTATACCTTGGGACATTCTTATTTTCTGAAAGATAATTTCAGGTCATCTTTCAAAAATGAGATTATCCCTTTGCTACAGGAATATTTCTACAACGACTGCGGCAAGATAGGCTTGATTTTAGGAAAAGGTTTTGTAAGAGAAAAAGAAATTTCTAAAGCTAATCAGCACAATATATTTGCAGATTTTGATACAAGAAACGAAATTGAAATCATAAAGTCTTATGAACTGATTCCGTTTGAGGACATTGAATTTAATTCAGCAATAGAATCTTTATTGGTATAA